The genomic window cacctgcccaatattaacaaaattagaaacatcctgtctcagaaggatgctgacaaactagtccacacatttgttacctctagattagattactgtaattccttattatcaggatgtcccaggaaatctgtaaaaagtctccagttggtccaagatgctgcagcatgagtgctgacaggaactagaaggagagatcatattactcctgtttTAGCTTCTgactccctgtaaaattcagaatagatttaaaaatcctgctcctcacatttaaagcccttaacaatcaagccccttcatatatcaaagacctgataacaccgtattatccaaatagatcacttcattcataaaacacaggctctcttgtggttccaagagtctgtaagagtagaacaggaggtagagcattcagctaccaggctcctctcctgtggaaccagctcccactctgggttcaggaggcagacaccatctctgcatttaaagttaaacttaaaatgttcctttttgataaagcctatagttagttctggatcaggtgagtcctgaaccatcacttagttatgctgctaaaggtctagactgctgggggaactcccatcatgcactgagcacctctccatttctctctgtctctctatcccccccacattcactcatttatttattttaatacatgtcaatgactatttcactttgtactcccatagtctctctctctcttttttctctctcatttcagatatctctgaccccggaacctcaggacaacaacttctccttttactaattacaatatcgcagtaattcattatgctatcaaatgtgtctgttatccacagtaattaatagtctttacactgttgttccatttttaactagtcagatctgatacctgatggtgctcaagtgtccccggtctttctctcacctacttccccctctccactatccctctcttctctcccctcttttccacccatctctcatctccttcccccgttttctttgctcatcccaaccggtcgaggcagatgaccgcccacattgagcctggttctgctggaggtttctccctgttaatgagggagtttttcctctccacagtcgctaaagtgctgctcattgtgggaactgttgggtttctttatattttgattttaaggtcctgaccttctatgttaagtgccttgagataatgtctattatgatttggcgctatataaataaaattgaattgaattgtgttTGAATGGGGAGCCAGAGGCCTCAATATTTTCCTTTATGAACATTTATTCTGTGAAAAATAGAGAAGACACCCTTCATTCACATCTGTtcagttgtatttttttgtcctttttaaaaagccatactaaTTAAGTTAAGAAAATATTGTCCATTTCCTCAcacattatcatttattttaatttaataaaaatgttcaacaCTGAATCACAATAAATGATATTAGAATATCATAACgctaattaaaataataaatgtttgcaAATGTCTAACAAAGACCTTAATAAAATAGGACGAATCATTTGAAACACTATAGATGTCATATTAATGCTTCTCATTTagacaggagacagaaagaatCCTCCAAAGcatttttctattcattttaatatttgatgttaTTAAGAGAGCACATTGCCTGTTTAATCAGTCAGTGCGTAGGCACTGACTGTTCTTGGTTTTATGTATGTTCTCCATTTTTACCTTTGTATCTTCTAAAAATCCCATGTTCTCTAATGTGTTTCAGCTATTATGAATAgcctcaggctgctgctgcaaactCTTACTAACATGTTTGTGTAAGTGTTGGGGGTTCTAAATGGATTTCAGTGTGATATTATCCAAGTCTAGTGCTAATAATAACGCCCAATCAACTGCTATGCACTAAAAGTGATTTCTTCTTCCTCTATGTGAAAAGGTCAGTACCAGAGGAgcacactgaaataaaacatatgcTGTATGATAGGAAAACAATTGAACATGAGCTTCCACAAAGAACCATACTTACATAGTAGTCAGAGATGAGCTCCTGCACACTCTCCCCCATGTATTTGACGAGGCATCTCAGAGTCATGTCCCTTTTCTTCACCACTGAGGCATGTGGGTCCTacagtaaatggtaaatggttttatttatatagcgcttttctagtcttgaagacttTAGCTTTACACTACAGTCTGCCATTCAcccacattcatacatacagtgcatctagagtagcacttttattgttgttctatggggcaatttggggttcagcatcttgcccaaggacactttggcatgcagatgggaggACTGGGAATCGAACATCCGACCTTCTgattggaggacgaccgctccgCTACAGTGGATCATTTGATCATGAGTACAAGCTCTCACGTCACAGACAGCTTTGAGCCAAGAATGACAGTACCAACAGCAGGTCTTGATCAATTTTGTTTATCAAACCATGTtgcaaacaaaatacaaatccaGATCCACTGTGTTGCTCCAGATGAATGTATTACTTGACTTTGTTACTTCTTAACCACCTCAACTCACCTTTTCCAGTTCCATCAACACACTCTTCAGGCGCTGCCCAACAACTCCTCCCTTTGTGCTGAATAGTTCCAGGAACTTTGGGGTGTACTTGTCCAGCTGGGACAGAAACGTCGACTCCAGGGGAATGGTGTTGCACCTTCGAAACTCTTCATTTATCTGTGTGACAAGATTTTGCTTTTGATTACCAATGCTGAAGACAATATGTAAAAGTCATCATGTAATATGTCCAGGGATATTTCTTGAAGACACACCTGCTTCCCTGGCCACAACCTACAGTTCTCTTTTGGGGAAATCCCCACAAATgagtaataaatgtttttctacattATTGTAGACACTGAAATTATGGCAGGCTGCACCCCTCTGGCAGTGTCAAATGGACTGacacaaataaattaatacaaatagaaacaagaaacacaaataaattaattaattaatgctAAAAAAAATTAACTTGTATGTATACTCAGACTAGCTAAAGACTAAATGTTGGTCTTTGTGAACTAAAAGGTTGTACCTGTTTATCTGCATTtcagtgagatctgatcactggAGACACATGTGGAGATGCACCAAAATGCATGACAAAAGGATAATTAGTGAATCAGTGATAATCAGTTTATTTACCTGAAATGGATCAAAGAGAGCAGGCCATCTCTCTTTCAATTCTACCACATGCGTGGACTGGCCAACCACTTCCCTTCTTCTGCAGCTGTATGTTCTGGACATCATATCATTGATCTTCAGTCTATTGTCTTCTGTCTTTCTGGCTGCAATTAGCTCAGTTCTCACATTCTCCAGGCTGTCATCTGTTTCACCGACTGGATACGGGGGGAGGTAGTTAACCTCAGATTTCCTTggttttttgatatttttggcAGGTTTTTTGTCACAATCCTGCTTGTGTTTCAGTGTATTTATCATTAGTTCAGGGTTTCCATGAGCTTTAAGTTTGCTCCTGTAGTTTCCACATTTGTACTTGAGGCTTTGCTGCCACCCATAAAATCCATTGAAAGAGCCGGGCTCCCTAAGGCAGGGGTGCTTCTCTATTAGGGCCTGTGCAACTGCAGCCCTCTGTGGATCATTGGGATAAGCTGTGTAGGAGAACATGGCCTCAGCCAGTCGCTCCAGAATGTCTGATTTGACACTTGGTGTTGTCAGTGGGGTTCCATCTTTTAGAAACCTCTCATTACCTTGCCTCAGAGCCATTTCCGTGTTGTAGGAGAAGGTGGGAATGGGAAAGACAGCAGGCCACAGGTTGTGCCTCTCAGTAGCAGGGGGCCTTGGAATCAGATTGTCCTGTGAATCAGTAAAGAGCAGATCGTCCACTGAAGATGCGTCAGTGGTGTCGGGGTGGGACTCCAGAGGGACTGTGGTAATTATTATGTCTGGAGGCACATGCACGACTTTGAGAGTGTCTTTATCTTTAAGGTCACTTGTAGACGTTAGTGTGAAGAAGTCGTCAAAGTCTGCATCTTTGTACTGAAGGCCTATTTCTGAGGTAATGGAAAATGCATGTTTGAAGACTTTGATCATGTCCTCCACAGATGAGGGGAGGCCATTTTCAAAAGTTATCTTCTTGATATCATGATCGATGATAACCCGAAACCTCATGGCTTGTTGCATatctgtgaagaaaaaaaaagagcttttaTACCCTGATAGTTTTTCTATTCTAAAATTATaactatttttaatattttaaaagtattAACATTTATGTTGGAtttgagatttttaaaaaacaattctggATAATTCATCAAACAAAGGCAAAAAGGGACCTTTTATATTATTGCTAAAAACCCATTAGATTATTTGCAACAATAGTTTTagtgaaataatacaaatacaatttaaaaattgAGGTGAAAAACAAGCTAAACTCTCTGGCTTCTGATCTTTAGTCTACTATCTGTGTCTAGGATACATCCAGACAGTCTGTGAGGGTGTTGTGAAGATTAATTTCTGTAGTTTTACTTTTTGAACTGTAAGTACATTGATGTCTCCTGACTTTAATCCAggattcattttcactttaaaataagACCACTTTTTGTCCTATTTAGACCAGAATGCATGGTAATCTGCCAGTTTCAGCTTCAAACTGGAGAATTACAACACCGCATACAGACCTACTATttcctttaaaagaaaagaaaaaaagcaggatCATCATAATGCAAAGGTTAGTTTAGAGGTCATATGTAGAGTTAATGTGCCTGACAGTTGTAACtcttgtaaaatgtctttggCTATGCCAAATAATAACCTTGATTAAGTCACATTGATGTCATCTGGGCTATTTGAGCTTGAAAATATagaatagaacaacaaaaagtgctaccaatagaagcactgtatgtatgaatgtgtgtatgaatgggtgaatggaaaactgtagtgtaaagtgctttgagtggtcatcaagactagaaaagcgctatataaatacaaccatttaccatttacatgcagaaatttaaaatataaaacatgaatcaCAAATTATTTGGTTATAGTTTAAAGTGACTTAGCATTTTCTGGGTAAGTATcaatgactgtaaataaagatggatgacatgacagctaccaaaagtgaagccaaaagaTCGAGCTCGTCCCTTGGTTGCTGGCTACAGTATGGGCCAAAACCCCTGCCCCCTCCATGTAAGCAGAAGGGGcatggaccaaagtaaaaagtcaaagtaaatgaaGGGTTTGGTAATCCTCATCACATTGGTGCATGTTCAATTACaatattaatttaaagtttgaaaATGTAGAGTTGAGAGGtgcatctttatatgcagtctactGTTAACCATGATCAAAAAATAGATATGCTGATGGTTGGATTATGGTAAATGAAAGATCCTGTGGCTTTTAACAGAGACTAAAACCCTTTCAGACATGAGACACATGCATTTATCAGTTCCAGTGACAGCGTTTTGTCATTCAGACAAAGATGATGTCTACTGCAGCGGCTGGCTGCATTTTCTTGCAGTTTTGTTCAGGCCTGACAGCACATTTACACACTGAGTTGCATGTGTCAGGGACCTTGTGCAAGAGATGGAAGAGAgagcaaagaggaaaaatgttttcatagaTTGAATAACTGATGGATTTGAAAATTCACCACTGCAACTTAGATTGACCGTCATTAGCATGAAGGACTCCAACTTACAGTGAGTCTACGCAAACAGATTTTGGTTGGTTAGGCAAAAACTACTACAGGCTGCACACTGGATTATAGATCTAAATGATGAAATGAGACAAGGGCAACATTTTGacgatacccccccccccccccccccccccccccccccacacacacacacacacacacacacacacacacacacacacacacacacacacacacacacacacacacacacacacacacacacacagtgatgtcGACAGTGAGCAGTGAGTCCCTGTGTGAACACTGACCGGATCTGTTATTCAGGAACTCAGACCTCTCGTCCTCCCGCAGTCTGCGCTGTCGGTCCATCTCTTCCTCATAGTTGGATATGGTTGTTTCCAGCAGACCAAATATGTCGTCTACGGCCACTGCGAGCCGCTGGTTAATAAACGTCTTCAGCGTTTGAAGCGTGGACATGTTGGGAGCATGACACCAACGTGTTTGTACAACCTTCCCTTTCCGGCTCCCGCTCAGTGACGTCACCGGACCGCCCCCCCACGCCCGGGTCATTGCAACAGTGAACCACCCACCTCCACAGTGTGAACCCCACTGAGTGACACACTGCATCATACACAGGCTGCCTGTGGACACACACTCCAGACCACACACCTACCTTTGATGGACTGCGAACAAGTCCCTATCAGTCCCACCTAGGAGATGTCAGATCATCTTTGTTCCGCTTTTGTgggaaaacatttgattttggATCCCAGGtgaacaacttttatttttcatatgcaGTTAACACAGGGTGAACAGTACAATGAAAGGTGTTGAATAAGAAGAAACCAGTCAGCAATAGCAATAGTTACATTTAAACAGAAGCAAGGTAAATAGAGCTtacaataaaaaagtcaaatgcaatacaatacaaaactaAGAATATATACATTCAAAGGTGTGACTCAACACAGTGTGTAGACAGTCAGATATTTCTCTACATCCGCCTATGGGTCATAATTGACCCCAATGCCTGAGTGTGGGCACAATGACATTTTTGGGATTTAAGAGAAAAACAGGAGTCTTTCATTCAGTTCACATTTAAATGGTATGACTGCTATGGAGGACctgagaaatcaagaaaaagacaaaatgattaTGAGTCAAAGCCAATAACTACTCCAGTTACATAGGCAGAGTACTTAGAGCAGGGATATTCTATTGCAGACCCCGATAGAAAGCATCACGTGTGAAGACTGTGATCACTAGTAGTACTGCATATtacactgaaaagaaaaaaaaacaagcctaCACTGTTTGAGTGTCAACATCATTTCAGGCCTACCACATTGCATGCAAGATGTGTGTATGAGTCAAGCAGCAACATTATATAATGGATTTTGGATCAAAAATATAAGACAATGGTTGATAAACAACCAACTAAAACTCGGCAGATGCTTTTGACCTGACAGCAGTCAAAGCAGCAGTCTGGCTCTTTAACTGGCTCAGTATGTGGCTCAtacagaggagagatgagagctGAATATTATCCTAAAGAGTTAGTTTATTATTAGTGATATGTTGAAAGTTGAACAAAACAAGAGAATTATCTATGGCAAACCTCTTCAGCATGGGGCAACAGAGAATACCTCAAACTGGATCAGGACACAGTCACACCACAACTAGATACACACGAAACCTCATTAGATTTCCAGTAGAACAATAAAACCCATCTTTGTTTCCATATCTCCCTCAACACATCAGTCGCATGTCTACCAGGCCTAACACAGAGGCTCTCTAAAGCCACCTACCAGGACAATGCTCCAAATCTAGATACAAGCCCGTACaatgataataaagttttaatgaAAATTCATGAGCAACATCTCATCTGTCACATTCTACTTTGTTACTGTGGCTATCTATACACTAGCTATTTCTCTCAATCACTTCTGCTTTCCTACATCCTTTCACTCACAATCCTGCAACTATATCTGACCTATCATCTTTCGGCATGTATTCGGCAGGCACTAGATGTCATGCTTTGTCATTCTCCACCACCAGGGTCTACACTCTGAGGGGTCCTGTCCTATCTTCCTCCTCTTATTTTCTGTTgcagtttagttttttcttccatttgatCACTCCTATTTCAAATCAACACTGAACATTTACATAAAGGGCACCTGTACTTGAGGCTGAGAGACATATGACTtgacagatgagtgtgtgtcacaGATTTCATGAGTATGGTGCAGTCAAGACAACAAATCATGCAGCAacagtgtataaatgtgtgtataaacaCTGTTGCTGCTATAGGACAGGACAAGAACCAAAAAATACATgtctcctgtattagcttcactacactggcttcctgttaaaTTTAGAATAGATTTTAATTTTTCCTCATCATAAAGCTCTTAATTATTATACCTTAAAGAGGTCAAAGTACAGTATCACCCCACTAGATCATtgcgctcccagaattcaggtTTACTTGTTGTCCGTAAAGTCAttaaaagtagagtaggagccagagctttctgctatcaagctcctctcctgtggaatcatctcctgGTTAAGACTGTCTCTATGTTTAAGAGCTGGCTTAAAACCTTTCTTTTTGGTAGAGCTTATGGCTATAGAGCTGGCTCATGTCTGCTTTGGACcaacactgtcttttctcatggaagtaataaatattatttagttgatgtgctctgttacaagtgacatctattgcacttctgttgGTCCTGGGACAGGGATCCCTCACGTTTTTATGCTTTATTCCagataaacttttttttttcttttggtagTTTTTTCCCTTGTTGAGGGCTATGAggtaaattgtgatttgtgaatattggcAATAGAATAGTTCGATGATGATTGATGGGGTCAACCCTCTAAGCCAACAACAACTgattaatttcaaaataaaagaaaacctaGTCTTCATTGACTGCAGCTTCCATCACTATGCATTTACGATGCATGTGTTTACTGAATCTTTAGTCATAAATGGAGTTCTGTCCTCTCTGAAGTTTTTCCCTTGAGTGGACTGTCATGTGTTGTGTCAGATTTCCTTTCTGTGAAAATCTTTCACCACAAATGGTACAGCGACATGGTTTCTCACGTGTGTGGACTGTCAGGTGCTGTTTCAGATTCCCCTTCTGAGAAAATCTTTTCCCACAAAGAGAACAAGTAAAGGGTTTTTCTCCGGTATGACATCTCATATGTGTCTGCAAATGGTGCTTCTGTCCAAATCTTTTCCCACAATTTGAGCAGCGAAACAATTTATTGTCGATATTGTGTCCCATATCATGGACTGGAATGTTCGCTTTCACAGTATTCAAATCTATTTGAGGTTTCCTAACCTCCTTCcagtcatcatcactgtcatcagTCTGAGATTCAGAACAGTGTACAGTCTTATCGCCAAATCTGGACAGGCATTTTAAACCAGACACTAAGATCCTGTCAGCTTCTTGGGCTTGACCGCCCTCTTCatcaggttttgttttcacatgatTGGCTGAGTCGCTCAATGGCGTGTGATGAAACACAGAGGACTGAGATTTCGCTTCATCTTCATTTCTCAAATGAACATGCATGGAAGGGAACTTGATGATATTTTCCTCATGCAGTCCTTGCAGAGGACTCCTGGCCTGCAGACTGGTGCAGAGatcctgtttttcctctttaacgTGTGGCCACTTTGGCTCCTGCTTGTCCGGGCTGGAGATCCACTCTTGCTGCTCAGACAGAACCTCTTCTTTAATCACCAAATGTTGCTGCACACCTGCAGAAAACATTGGAATACATGACAACAAAGTCTCATTTAAGCTTCAAAACTTAATCCATGTTAATGTTCACCAAAGATAATTTTTTTTGCATAGCTTGTTTTtagtataaataaaacacactacTAATAATGCTAGGTCGGGCATTGGCGAGTATACAAATCTATTTACTGGTCTGATaccaaatattttaataatatatatcagTCAGTTATTTCATGCAAATTTTTGTTTCCCAGAACTCACTTTGTATTTGCGGCTTCAAGACAGCAGAACTTTGTATTGTAGTATTGATGGAAAGTTCTGCATTTAGAGTAGTGAAGAAGAAATGAATGTTAAATGGTCTGGATTCATGTAGCACTTTCCTAGTTTCGATGACCACTCacagcactttacagtacagtgtttttgacattcacacacacacattcataaagtgcaTCTTTGAGCAGCAGTTTTTTCTCTGAGAATGACACAGCGGTCAGGGGCAATTTGTTCAAATGTAGCAGAGGCAATCCCACAGCCAATAAACAGAACAGAGAAGGTTTCTATTCAGGTCAATGTGTGAATCTCTCTGGCTGCAGTactgacagatggagagaattACTGGTGAGTCTGAACCCAGGGGACACGTTTAGCATGTGCTAAGTGAGCAACAGTTTATGAGTGAAGGTTTTCTTTGGCTCATCACTGACcccattattattactattattattattattattattattattactataattaTTTTACCGACCTGTTTGTCGCTGGGCAGTGTGCATCAGCCTAAGCGGccggctctccatctcctcttcatACTCGCTTATCACTGTCTCTAATCGGCCAATGACCTCCTCCACCGCCGCAGTGAGCCGCTGGCTGATGAAAGCCTTCAGACTGTGTAGTCCAGACATGACAGGTCCTCAGGTGACTCCTGTAGCAGGGCGAGAACAGCGTGGACACCTGAGGTCTCACTGATCACTGGTGTTGCTACTGAGctaatcttcttcttcttcttcttgtccttctcctacttgttgtttttcttgttcttcttcttcgttttcttgttgttgttgttcttgttcttcttctcctccttcttcttcttcttcttcgacttcttcttcttctggtgttTATTGGCGGTTGGCTAACTAGCTTATAGGTGCATTCCCGCCACCTTCTGGACTGGAGTGCGGAGCAGTAGATTGGCAAACAAaactaaacacaacaaaaatgaaataattgtcTTTTGTCCTGTTTCGCTGAAGTatattacagtttttatttctgctttgcTAAAGGGGACCTGGATGTCGATAGACAATCGTTTGAATGACTGTTTTATCAATATATCTGCCTTCTCATTACCTTCCACCTCCACGTGAGCACGAACCAAAAAGGGTTATTCAACTTTCTCACTGCTTCGTCCCTTGTGTAGAGTCTCTCGGTAAAGAGGGCTTGTCCCTCACACACTATTGCCTCTGAGCTTTTGGAAATGAAAACTGCCTACAACACCCCTGACCTTCTTAACTATGGGAACTGTGCAATAATCATATGCCATCTAAGCCCTTTATACACtacattttatgtttgtatgCATGGCGCAATGTGTATGAAATGCGTATGATATGAGCCTATGTCATATCACAAGTTTtatcttctgtctttttatatatttgaatgtgaATATGTTCATCAATTGTTATAGTTCTGTCACAGGCAATTCCAAATTCCTGTGATCTTATTTCAATTTCTTCATATTTATCTCCCTTTGCTTTCTTATTCACTCATATGCAGATCTTTCCCCAactcttctcttcatctttgtGACATTTGTTGATAGATGACTCCACTAAAAGATTCTGACTTTAatggatttgttttgcagccaccagagggcaacATAGCATATAGGTTTCCTGTCACCGTCATTGATCTACACAGCACTATTAAACCGTCTGTGTCGACAGGTGGGTCCATAGGTACACTTGAGCATTGCTCAAGTCTActgaatat from Paralichthys olivaceus isolate ysfri-2021 chromosome 16, ASM2471397v2, whole genome shotgun sequence includes these protein-coding regions:
- the LOC109637853 gene encoding uncharacterized protein isoform X1, producing MSTLQTLKTFINQRLAVAVDDIFGLLETTISNYEEEMDRQRRLREDERSEFLNNRSDMQQAMRFRVIIDHDIKKITFENGLPSSVEDMIKVFKHAFSITSEIGLQYKDADFDDFFTLTSTSDLKDKDTLKVVHVPPDIIITTVPLESHPDTTDASSVDDLLFTDSQDNLIPRPPATERHNLWPAVFPIPTFSYNTEMALRQGNERFLKDGTPLTTPSVKSDILERLAEAMFSYTAYPNDPQRAAVAQALIEKHPCLREPGSFNGFYGWQQSLKYKCGNYRSKLKAHGNPELMINTLKHKQDCDKKPAKNIKKPRKSEVNYLPPYPVGETDDSLENVRTELIAARKTEDNRLKINDMMSRTYSCRRREVVGQSTHVVELKERWPALFDPFQINEEFRRCNTIPLESTFLSQLDKYTPKFLELFSTKGGVVGQRLKSVLMELEKDPHASVVKKRDMTLRCLVKYMGESVQELISDYYRTAEEKVHEDLKTQEMRIYACHQPDAVGIIIDGTPVLTGLDNVSRACCLLLGLIYALNLDYPPKLAKTFEVFQRLFVGLDTLQSKPSSKFISLKNKLLT
- the LOC109637853 gene encoding uncharacterized protein isoform X2, whose amino-acid sequence is MSTLQTLKTFINQRLAVAVDDIFGLLETTISNYEEEMDRQRRLREDERSEFLNNRSDMQQAMRFRVIIDHDIKKITFENGLPSSVEDMIKVFKHAFSITSEIGLQYKDADFDDFFTLTSTSDLKDKDTLKVVHVPPDIIITTVPLESHPDTTDASSVDDLLFTDSQDNLIPRPPATERHNLWPAVFPIPTFSYNTEMALRQGNERFLKDGTPLTTPSVKSDILERLAEAMFSYTAYPNDPQRAAVAQALIEKHPCLREPGSFNGFYGWQQSLKYKCGNYRSKLKAHGNPELMINTLKHKQDCDKKPAKNIKKPRKSEVNYLPPYPVGETDDSLENVRTELIAARKTEDNRLKINDMMSRTYSCRRREVVGQSTHVVELKERWPALFDPFQINEEFRRCNTIPLESTFLSQLDKYTPKFLELFSTKGGVVGQRLKSVLMELEKRTAEEKVHEDLKTQEMRIYACHQPDAVGIIIDGTPVLTGLDNVSRACCLLLGLIYALNLDYPPKLAKTFEVFQRLFVGLDTLQSKPSSKFISLKNKLLT
- the LOC109637537 gene encoding zinc finger protein 25-like isoform X1; translation: MSGLHSLKAFISQRLTAAVEEVIGRLETVISEYEEEMESRPLRLMHTAQRQTELSINTTIQSSAVLKPQIQSVQQHLVIKEEVLSEQQEWISSPDKQEPKWPHVKEEKQDLCTSLQARSPLQGLHEENIIKFPSMHVHLRNEDEAKSQSSVFHHTPLSDSANHVKTKPDEEGGQAQEADRILVSGLKCLSRFGDKTVHCSESQTDDSDDDWKEVRKPQIDLNTVKANIPVHDMGHNIDNKLFRCSNCGKRFGQKHHLQTHMRCHTGEKPFTCSLCGKRFSQKGNLKQHLTVHTREKPCRCTICGERFSQKGNLTQHMTVHSREKLQRGQNSIYD
- the LOC109637537 gene encoding zinc finger protein 25-like isoform X2, yielding MSGLHSLKAFISQRLTAAVEEVIGRLETVISEYEEEMESRPLRLMHTAQRQTGVQQHLVIKEEVLSEQQEWISSPDKQEPKWPHVKEEKQDLCTSLQARSPLQGLHEENIIKFPSMHVHLRNEDEAKSQSSVFHHTPLSDSANHVKTKPDEEGGQAQEADRILVSGLKCLSRFGDKTVHCSESQTDDSDDDWKEVRKPQIDLNTVKANIPVHDMGHNIDNKLFRCSNCGKRFGQKHHLQTHMRCHTGEKPFTCSLCGKRFSQKGNLKQHLTVHTREKPCRCTICGERFSQKGNLTQHMTVHSREKLQRGQNSIYD